A window of Hordeum vulgare subsp. vulgare chromosome 5H, MorexV3_pseudomolecules_assembly, whole genome shotgun sequence genomic DNA:
ttccgaccaaccatcaatgtcgaaagaaaggcaagcatttcaaaggcgaggcagatcaccggaagaagcccgtcatgcgtaccggtgatcacgtacttgctatggtcaatgatttacacgtaatctttaGAAAGGGTCCCGAcggactagctgttccgagtgacggtgggggacacgcacccatgtggaagaagatatctatattttgggatctaccctactggaaagacctagaggtccgctcttcgatagacgtgatgcacgtgacgaagaacctttgcgtcaacctgctaggcttcttgggcgtgtatgggaagacaaaagatacaactaaggcacgggaggacctgcaacgtttgcacgaaaaagacggcatgcctccaaagcagtatgaaggtcctgccagctacgcacttaccaaagaagagaaggaaatcttctttgaatgcctgcttagtatgaaggtcctgactggcttctcgttgaatataaagggaataataaatatggcagagaaaaggtTTCAGaatctaaagtctcatgactgccacgtgattatgacgcaactgcttccggttgcattgagggggcttctaccggaaaacgtcagattagccattgtgaagctatgtgcatttctcaaagcaatctctcagaaggtgatcgatccagaaatcataccaaggctaaggagtgatgtggtgcaatgtcttgtcagtttcgagctggtgctcccaccatccttcttcaatatcatgacgcacgtcctagttcatctagttgacgagattgtcattctgggcccgtatttctacacaatatatacccctttgagaggttcatgggagtcctaaagaaatatgttcataaccgcgctaggccagaaggaagcatctccatgggccatcaaacagaggatgtcattgggttttgtgttgacttcattcgtgaccttaagaagataggtctccctaaatcgcggtatgagggaagactgactggaaaaggcacgctcgaaggggagacaataatatgcagggacggatattcttggtctcaagcacactgcacagttctacagaactctaccttggtgaccccttatgtcgatgaacacaagaacagtctgcgctccaaacacccggagcagtgcgacgactggattacatgtgaacacatcaggacttttagcagttggttggaaacacgtctcagagatgaaaacactgtttgtgatgagaTGTACTtgttgtccaggggaccatcttcgactgttacgatttggaaaggatacgagataaatgagaatacattttacacgattgcccaagatcaaaagagcaccaaccaaaacagcggtgtccgctttgatgcagccaccgagaggggaaataacacatattatggttacatagtggacatatgggaacttgactacggagtagattttaaggtccctttgtttaagtgcaaatgggtcaatttctcaggaggcggggtacaggtagacccacagtacgaaatgacaacagtggatctgaacaatcttgggtacactgacgaaccgttcgtcctagccaatgatgtggcacaggttatctatgtgaaggacatgtctaccaaaccgagaaaaagaaaaaataaggaagcgaatacatcatacgatgagccaaagcgccacatagttctttcaggaaaaagggacatcgtggtagtggagggcaagagagacatgtccgaagattatgaaaagtttcatgaaattcctcccttcaaagtcaaggctgacccaagcatcctgataaatgatgaagattatccatggttacgacgcaataaggaaaggacacatgcgaagaaaaagtgaagactttctccacaactattatgatgataccatgccaactttcatcctttttgtagttcatttgaaatgcatgttgtaacagacaagtttccgtatgaatatACATGttttaacagacaagtttccgtatgaatatACATGttttaacagacaagtttccgtataaaatgcctttgtaacagccttagaactggtactaaaggaatcaactaaaaagcttttataaatctCCAGTCGGTTGTCCTCCCTTCCCCTCCCCAAGACCGGCCCTGCAATAGTAGTAATAGCCCATATGGAGACGTCATGCTCGATTGTCTCTGCAACACGATTCAACTTTTAGAAGTTGTGTTGGAATGTCGTGTTTCTTAAGTTTGAAGGATTATGCCTCTGACTCGCGTTCCCAATGCAGCCTATTTCTACAAAATCTTTATCACTTAACATCTCCTCCTGCATCCAACTAGTTAGAAATAACTCGTACTTGTGAAATTTTTGTGGGCAAGCTAGAATTAAAGAAACTTTTGGTTTTGATGTGCTTTGTGAAGGTCATGCCATGGGCCGTCGTAGGCGTGCATTGAACTTTTTGTTGTCTACTTTACATATCACTTGAATGACTATGCTTTTCTAAATATATAGACGAGATGTGATGAATATTGAGTTGTGCATCAATGTATAAATGCACACGTGTATCCCGCTTCCTACAGATGGTGAGATTGGTGGTGGCCAACATAATGACGCCTCTGGTCCTTGGTCCCATATTTGAATGGATAATGCAAGATtatatgtgatacgtccattttgcatcatgctttcatgttgatatttattgctttatgggctgttatattactttgtggtatcatatttatgccttttctctcttattttacaaggtttatttgaagagggagaattcaggcagctggaattctggactagaaaaggagcaaatcttagtctactattctgcacatctccaaatgccctgaaaagttgcgtggattttttttggattatataaaaaatactgggtgaaagaagtaccggagggggctgccagggcgccagaagccctgccaccgccacccctctggtggcggagtgggggcttgtgggctccctgacggcccactagcccccctcttttgctatatgaagggttttggtccagaaaaaacaatcgggagctttttcgtggtttcgccgccgccacgaggcggaacttgagcagatctaatctagagctccggcaggacgatcctgtcggggaaacttccctcccggagggggaaatcgtcgccatcgtcatcaccaacactcctctcgtcggaggggaggcatcttcatcaacatcttcatcagcaccatctcctctccaatccctagttcatctcttgtaaccaatctccgtctcatgactccgattggtacttgtaagattactagtagtgttgattactctttgtagttgatgctagttggattacttggtggaagagtttatgtttagatccttgatgctattcattacacctctgatcatgattatgattatgctttctgagtagttacttttgttcctgaggacatgggataagtcatgctgataatagtcatgtgaatttgatattcgttcggtattttgatatgttgtatgttgtcttttcctctagtggtgttatgtgaacgtcgactacataacacttcagcatatttgggcctagaggaaggcattggggagtagtaagtagatgatgggttgctggagtgacagaagcttaaaccccagtctatgcgttgcttcgtaaggggctgatttggatccactagtttaatgttatggttagacgttgtcttaattcttcttttgtagttgcggatgcttgcgagagaggttaatcataagtgggatgcttgtccaagtaagggcagtacccaagcgccggtccacccacatatcaaactatcaaagtaacgaacgcgaatcatatgaacatgatgaaactagcatgacagaaattcccgtgtgtcctcgggagcgtttttcctcctataagactttgttcaggcttgtcccttgctacaaaagggattgggccacttgctgcaccgttgctactacttgttacttgttacttttcacttgttacgtttcacttcgctacaccatcacttgttaccgctacttttagtgcttgcagttattaccttgctgaaatctgtttatcagagccttctgctccttgttgggttcgacactcttacttatcgaaaggactacgattgatcccctatacttgtgggtcatcaatatgcTACTTTAGAAAAGAGGGTGTTGAATGAATTTTGAATAAACCGGTTATATTGAAATATCCATATGAATTCCTCTGAACCAAAGAGACCCTAGCCTAGGAAATTCTTGGAGAGATTTGAAATATCTTAATTATATCCCCCTCACCGTGTTTATTATGTGAGTGCTCCAATAGGCCTATATGTTACACTAtagcctttttatttttctagacAACAGATGGCCACCATCATCCCCTTTGCTCCTTGCAATGTTGCAAGATACATATATCCACACATTATTTAAATGAAAGATAAAAAAAGTTAAAAGAACGAAAAGGATAAGTACCGAATATTCAGATTTTAAGCATGGTATCCCGAACGTTTTTCATCGCAACTTTAGTTCACGTGAGGTGGCAAACATGGCAATTTTCTGACAAAAACGAAGTGGTATAAATTTTCCATGTTTTAACAACTAAAGTTGCCACCTCCCGTCAACTAAAGTTGCCATTAAAAACCTTCGGGGTGACATGCTTAAAACCCGAATGTTAGGGATTTATCGGGGTCCTAAAAGATCAAGAATACTCCATGCGGGGAATCCCATCACTAGTATCATGACAAAGTTACAACGCTTACAATCAAGGACTAGTTGACTCACCCATAACAAAACAGTCAAAATAGATCAATCATCCTTCAATCATCCACCCCGATAGGAGTATGACACCTGGAAGGTAAGACATTTCCTCTGGTTCTATTATGTCTCCCACAATCGAGATTAGAATTTGTAGTTCCAGATTTATTGGCAACCAAGCACCAAATTTCAATTCTTGTTGTTTAATCTTAGCAGCCAAATATGTTGAATGTAATATATCAGACTATGGAGTGAAGGTCACCAAGGACAACCTCACAAGCTATCCGGTTCATGTTCAACTTGATGCATGCATATTTTGGAATGCGGTAATTTCATGGTGGTACATTTGTTGGTCGTTTGACCTCTACACGTGATGATAAAAGATTTGTTAGTGAGAAGGGCTCGCTAACGGAGGAAAAAGCCGCTATGCAACTTTTACCTATCACGGGTTCAAGTAAATCttttgaaaatgatggccagCGGAGTAGCTCATCTACTTTTTTTATGAAAACCTTCATGGTAGCTTTATTGATCAGTAAATACAAATACATTGTCTGCTAACAAACCATGGGTAAAATCGGGAGGATCATCATGCCACAATATTGGAAGAGGGCCCACCGCATCATACGCTAGAGTATACGCCACTCTATTGCCTCTTCCGACTATGAATAGTTCAATGGTCGAAAATATAAGGTGATATCATGGCCAATATCTTGCATTATTCGTATATGGTGATGGAGTTTCCTTCGTTCTTTGAGGTATGTAGAACCCTCGCATAGTTGTGGTTGATGATTGCCCTTGTGCAACGGATCTTGCGTGTACATATGATGCCATCTCTAATACCTATAGCTTTCGATGTTGGTGTGTCGGCAACAGCTTGACATCGGGAACAAGTGCCCTACTCATCGTGGAGGATAAGCATCGGAAGCCCCTGATCACTCATCGATAGAGAATGCAGCGTCAGATCCCCACAGTGCCCACACTAATAAATGAATGGATATAGTAGGATCACATTTTTTATTTGATAACCCTGCCCATGTTTCAGATCCCTGTCTTCCTATCTATTAGGCTCCCACATATTTACGGATCATCGTATAGAGGTACCACATAAGAAGCTAGCTACATTAAGATGCCCACAATCTAACATACACATAGGAGGTACGCAGTACGCTAAACAAATATATAGGAGAATATATACTTATGCCTATGAAATGATGCTTGTGGACTATGTTCTACACACGTTTCTCTGCTCCATGTTTACTTTATTCTCTCGTGCATCTCaattctctcctttttttatccGGTCCAACTATTATCTCTCTAAAAGCGAGCAAGGGATTTCCCTTCTCAGTCTGGCATGTGCTCTCTATAAGCCTAACAAGATTGTTCCGCATAAAAAGATATAGTTTGGAGATGAAAATAAAGGTGACACAACCTGGGGACGATGCTAGTGCTGGCATATCAAGGAAGCTGCTCGGTTGCTCGATGCATCAGATCTAACGGCTCGCGAGCCGATGGATATTTTTAAAAAGTTCGCCGGCTGACGAGTAGCAGGACCCATATACTTCTGTTAGAAGAATACCTATGCTTCGAGTTGTGCTTCTCGAAAGAAAAAAACATATTTGCGTTCCTCCcaaagaagaaaggcaagaagcacAATATTGCTTCTACAAGAAATAGAACTTGTGCATCCATGAGAGAAGGTAATAGCACAACCTATGcttacaaaaaataatgaaaatcgCTATCATGCTTTCGGGCTCTGGTTTTTtcagtatttttttggttttcatatttttatattgcattttttcttttttgttttcagTTTTGATGAGAGAATTGTTTAAAAAATAATGACATGGgatttagttttgaagatcttgacatgagatctagttttaagatgttcagaatttttgaaaaatggtCACAACTTAAAAAAAATCTTCAGGTTTTTAGATTTGTTTTTCAATAAATGTTCCGTAATTTCAATAATATAAAAAAATTGTAAAGAATGTTTGCCTATTCCAAGATAATGTACACAAActttttaaaatatttaatattttTTCACAAAATGTCTTCAAAAAATTAAGTACGTTTAAATTTTTACGATACAagattttttgtgtgtttaaaatcaaATGAAAAAACCCCTGAAAAAAGACATTCGAAAATAGAACATGAAAAAAGATGGAACTGCTCTTCTTGAACTGAGTCGTTACAGTGTGAGAGCTTTTTTGTTTGTTCTTTGAGCAGttagttttttgttgttgttgttgagacaATTGAGCAGTTAGTTATAGTGCGAGAGCAGAATGGGCGGGCCCGCTTGGTCGCTcatgggctcaagaggcccctgtCCTAGTCTGGGAAAAGCCCGGGCCCAGTCGCCACATCCGCCTTCGTCCGGTCGCCGCTGCAttttccgccaccgccgccgcctcctctcctCTGCCACCGAAGTCGTAGGAGCTCGCCTCCGGTAGCTCAGCTTCGCGTTCGGCCGCGCCGCAAGTTCACCATCCTGGTCTTGCTCAATACCTCTGCAAGGTTCAACAGCAAGAGGGGATTACTGATGGCAGCCATCCTACCAAGAACCGCGCTGCTGCTGCGGACGCCGCGCGGCGCCGGCCGGCTCGCGCGGTTCCTTGGATCCGGCGTGCCCGCCGCTTCATCATCCGGTAATAATCGACCACTGGCCCCAGCCGCTTGGTCCAGTTTCTCCCAGAATGTTTCCACTGTACTTGTGAGATGTGCTGTGTATATGACCCTGTTGGCTTCCTGAATGGCCTGAAACAGATTCTGAGACGGTggcctcggcggcggcggagttcaTGCCATGGCGTAACGGAGGGGGCGTCCTGCACCAGGCGGCGTCCGTCGACCCCTCCGCGGTGGTGGAGGCCGGCGCCGTCGTGCACTCCGGGGCTGTGATTGGCAAGGAGGTCGTCGTCCGGTCTGGGACCGTTGTCGGGCCTTCGGTGTCCGTGGGGCAGTCCACCAGAATCGGGTATGGTGTTTTTCGGGCGTGATCATAGTGTTGAAACATTGCAAACTCTGTTTGGTTATGGAGATGATTTTGGTGTCAATATGTTCAGGTACAATGTTGTGTTGAGCAATTGTTCGATCGGCGAGTTCTGTACTATCCATAATGGCGCCTGCATCGGTCAAGATGGTGAGCACTTATTCACCTAGTATTGCAAATATGTCATGCAGTAGACATGCTATGCTGTATGTTCTCTAACACTGCAAAGAACAAGTTACATTATTTTTGATATACTTGCGCGTGATCGCATCATTCCTGTTGTATTGCTTGCACATGATATGGTGTACTAGGAACACTAACTGTTGCAGCTTGTGAGCTGACCGCAGCATTCCTTTTGTATTAAGCCTCTTGGCTAGTGACATCCATCTCATCATTTTGGGTATCAGAGCTTATTCTGAGCCGTTCATTATCAAATTTTGAATTTCCTTTCTTTTTCTGCTATGCTAGCTGAATGCCAAATTTTCGTTTATAAACAGCTGTCAAACAATAGGACTGAGTTTCTGATGATACGTAGTTGTCAATTACTGATGAATTTCTTTCAGGTTTTGGTTTCTTTGTGGACCAGGATGGACAGGTCAAGAAGAAACCACAGGTTAGTCCTCACCACTGTCACTTGGTGGAGATTAAATTCATGGTGAAGTGAACTGTTGGTGAAGATAACTACTCAGTATTACTAAGGTTGAACGGTTATGACATAATTATTGGGTTGAGTGGTGAAGAAATTATCTGTTAAACATATGTTAAAACAAATGTTCAATGCTGTTACAGTGTGACATGGAAGAAATACTGTGTTTTGATAAGTAGCACCTAGGGACTGACTGACTGTATTTCATAATTTGACATCTTTTATGCATATCAAATCAAAATAGAGGCTCTCATAGGAAAAAATGTATTTGTCAGGAGCTTTATGCAAGAATtggagacaatgtggaaattggtgCAAATACATGCATTGACAGAGGCAGGTAACTCATCACCTTTCTATTCCTCTTTAAATTTGTCAATGTTAAGTAGTTCAAAGCTCGCAGAGTCAGCATGGTAATGTCCAGACAATGCTTAGCTTGGCTTAAGGCCTCTGTTGGCTAGTCCCTAATTGATCTGAATATACCTAACAACTATGTACCCATCATTATATATTTGACTGCAGCTGATTCTAGCTGACAACTTCGATCAATATTTGCTACCTGCAGTTGGAGAGACACAATGATTGGAGATGACACCAAGATTGATAATCTGGTTCAGGTATTCTCCCCTGCTTTTTTTATCAGATTCAGCCTCTTCTCTCTATCTTTTGTGAACTGGCACCCCTCTTGCAGATAGGTCACAATGTGGTGATAGGAAAGTGCTGCATGATTTGCGGACAAGTAGGGATCGCAGGTTCTGCAACGTACGTATACCTTCATCTCGTTGATGAAGTGTTCATTCCTTTTAGGTGTGTCATATTCGTCATGCCTGCCTTTTGAGATTTTGTCCTATTATGTACACACAGGTTGGGTGACTACGTAACATTAGGTGGTAGGGTGGCCGTCCGGGATCATGTCTCCATTGCTTCAAAGGTGCTTTTTTCTCAGCTCTGTTCTTTTGACCTTGCTTTATTTTGATTCCACAATATTTGTGTTTTCCATGCAATTTCTGTGTTGCCGTGTGCTGCAACCTAGCTGCATTGCTCACCGTACTCTAGTGCCCGATAGCCCTTCACAAGTAATTCAAGTTGCAGGGAGAACATGTCTTCGTTCTCTTCTTGTTGGGCAACTGACCGTGATATAGCAAATCCATGTACGACTTCATCTTCATATCCAGTGGCGACAGCATTTCTTTCCTCTTGGTAGTCATGGCAAGCATCCAAATAACACTGGTCCAAGCATTGGACCAAAACCTAGATGACAACATTATATTTTGATTGCCCACAATTTCTTTCCACCGCCCTCGTTAATTTATTTTCCTCGATCCAATTGCAGGTTAGACTTGCTGCAAATAGTTTAGCGACAAAGGACATTCAGGAGCCCGGTGACTATGGCGGATTTCCAGCTGTAAGCATTTCTGTATAGCATTGACCACATTACTTCAGCGTGTGTtccttatttttacccctctgccTACTAAGTACTCAATATACATGTTGAATTTAGGTCCCAATAAATGAATGGCGTCGACAAACTGTGAATTTGCGCTTATTTTCGAAGAAACACCATGACCGAAGATAGTATCTCTGCAATCCCAGTGACATCAATTCATCAAATGTGTTGTAACTTGGATCTCTTAAAGTGTAGTTTCAATATCTCACTAGACAACTAACATTGAATTGGTATCCGAAACGATATTCACCATGTTGGATTCTTCATTGTTTAAACTTTTATGTATGTACTTACTACTCCCtcccttcctaaatataagtcttactTTAGAGtggagattcattcattttgcttcgtatgtagttccctagtaaaatctctaaaaaggcttatatttaggaacggagggagtattaaagaGCGACGTAGTGCTGCACTACACATTTGCACATGCATTGCTGCTAAGAGGATTTAAGCGCGGTTTGTGAAATTGTGAGGCTATCGCCATGTACACAAATAGTTTTAGCTGCCGGATGAGTGGATTATACTACACCATGTAGctaagtgttttagtcttgagaagTTATTTAATTTTGTAGAAGTTTATCAGTTAACACTAGATTGGGTTTTTTAGTGTAAAaagtgtaagaaccaataaaagaAAGGTCTAAACCCTTGCAAAGAAAAAAGTATATGTGAGAAACCATTTTGAAACATATTCCTTCAGGAAGACATAAATCGAGACACACAGTGCAATTCTTATACAAACTGAATTTTGTTCTTGCACGACATTTTCAATATGATACTCAGATGGCATTCTTCCAATGAATAATCATCTTGTGTATATCCACACTGCCATACCTTGTCCACCTTTGAGTCGAGGTGAATGATGTACGTTGTCCATGTTTGAGTCGAG
This region includes:
- the LOC123398122 gene encoding probable UDP-3-O-acylglucosamine N-acyltransferase 2, mitochondrial isoform X1, yielding MAAILPRTALLLRTPRGAGRLARFLGSGVPAASSSDSETVASAAAEFMPWRNGGGVLHQAASVDPSAVVEAGAVVHSGAVIGKEVVVRSGTVVGPSVSVGQSTRIGYNVVLSNCSIGEFCTIHNGACIGQDGFGFFVDQDGQVKKKPQELYARIGDNVEIGANTCIDRGSWRDTMIGDDTKIDNLVQIGHNVVIGKCCMICGQVGIAGSATLGDYVTLGGRVAVRDHVSIASKVRLAANSLATKDIQEPGDYGGFPAVPINEWRRQTVNLRLFSKKHHDRR
- the LOC123398122 gene encoding probable UDP-3-O-acylglucosamine N-acyltransferase 2, mitochondrial isoform X2 encodes the protein MAAILPRTALLLRTPRGAGRLARFLGSGVPAASSDSETVASAAAEFMPWRNGGGVLHQAASVDPSAVVEAGAVVHSGAVIGKEVVVRSGTVVGPSVSVGQSTRIGYNVVLSNCSIGEFCTIHNGACIGQDGFGFFVDQDGQVKKKPQELYARIGDNVEIGANTCIDRGSWRDTMIGDDTKIDNLVQIGHNVVIGKCCMICGQVGIAGSATLGDYVTLGGRVAVRDHVSIASKVRLAANSLATKDIQEPGDYGGFPAVPINEWRRQTVNLRLFSKKHHDRR